The proteins below are encoded in one region of Lactuca sativa cultivar Salinas chromosome 3, Lsat_Salinas_v11, whole genome shotgun sequence:
- the LOC111888380 gene encoding uncharacterized protein LOC111888380, producing the protein MEFFEKAVAVRLKSHLDKYLVAGDDLETVRQSRSSGSTRAARWLVEHVESNDHVIRLKSCYGRYLTATNTPFFFGTTGNKVVQSLTNNTRDLAIEWQPVRDGFQFKLKSFAGTYLRANGAVPPWRNTVSHDGSFTSSANNWILWDVEAVDVTEDEEEDNNNHLSIVPYVSAVADELSGLELGSPIPVQSPRFYRRHHHHHALSLMRKLPHFRLNFSIKLIKPRQLMQQQQQKQEQEYSGPSIMDLLRNAKAVRLRSHHGKFLHADDDQESVSQNRSATAHNNIWTIEFVSNTPDNVTIIRLKSCYDKYLTASNHHFLLGMTGKKVLQTVPNRLDSSVEWEPMGHGKQVKLKTRYGHYLRANGGLPPWRNSVTHDIPHRSATQGWINWQIEIVDVPLQLPAPTSSTTQVVPHSDPIPSSEPNSPSTIWSKSTSFWNQETIDWPLKREEGRAIYYHVISEDLGETEENENTQGFCISFKGKEVNELTRTLEQETRLHNITVCSQSPLDGKLYPLQLQLPPNNATMKVVVVQNPFQGEKEKRLRLRR; encoded by the exons ATGGAATTCTTCGAAAAAGCAGTGGCTGTTAGACTGAAAAGCCATCTCGACAAATATCTCGTCGCCGGCGACGACCTCGAAACCGTCCGTCAAAGCCGCAGCTCCGGCTCAACACGTGCTGCACGGTGGCTGGTGGAGCACGTCGAATCAAACGATCATGTCATCCGTCTTAAGAGCTGTTACGGTCGTTACTTAACGGCGACCAATACGCCTTTCTTCTTCGGCACGACGGGAAACAAAGTCGTCCAATCGTTGACGAACAACACCAGAGATCTAGCGATTGAGTGGCAGCCGGTGAGGGACGGGTTTCAGTTCAAGCTGAAGTCGTTCGCCGGAACGTATTTGAGGGCCAACGGAGCGGTGCCGCCGTGGAGGAACACCGTGTCGCATGACGGAAGTTTTACGAGTTCAGCGAATAATTGGATATTATGGGATGTGGAGGCTGTAGATGTAAcggaggatgaagaagaggatAATAATAATCATCTATCGATTGTTCCTTATGTTTCAGCGGTCGCCGATGAACTTTCCGGCCTGGAGCTCGGATCGCCGATACCGGTCCAATCTCCCAGATTCTATCGTCGGCACCATCATCATCATGCCCTATCACTGATGAGA AAACTTCCACATTTCCGATTGAACTTCTCCATTAAGTTGATCAAACCGAGGCAGTtgatgcaacaacaacaacaaaaacaagaaCAGGAATATTCCGGACCATCCATAATGGATCTCCTCCGCAACGCCAAAGCAGTCCGGCTAAGAAGCCACCACGGCAAGTTCCTCCACGCCGACGACGACCAGGAATCCGTTTCCCAAAACCGCAGCGCCACCGCCCACAACAACATCTGGACCATCGAGTTCGTCAGCAATACTCCCGACAACGTCACCATTATTCGCCTGAAATCATGCTATGACAAATACCTAACAGCTTCCAACCACCATTTCCTGCTCGGAATGACCGGGAAAAAAGTCCTCCAGACGGTTCCCAACCGCCTTGACTCGTCGGTGGAGTGGGAGCCCATGGGGCATGGGAAACAAGTGAAGCTCAAAACCAGATACGGACATTACTTACGTGCTAACGGCGGACTTCCGCCGTGGAGGAATTCAGTCACGCATGACATCCCTCACCGGAGTGCCACTCAGGGTTGGATCAACTGGCAAATCGAAATCGTCGATGTCCCACTCCAGTTGCCGGCGCCGACATCGTCGACGACGCAGGTCGTTCCTCATTCCGATCCCATTCCTTCCTCTGAACCCAACTCGCCGTCAACAATCTGGTCAAAATCCACATCATTCTggaatcaagag ACGATTGATTGGCCATTGAAGAGAGAAGAAGGGCGAGCGATATACTACCATGTGATCTCCGAGGATTTGGGTGAAACCGAGGAGAACGAAAACACACAAGGGTTTTGCATCAGTTTCAAAGGGAAAGAAGTGAACGAGTTGACTCGGACATTGGAGCAAGAGACACGACTACACAACATAACAGTGTGTTCTCAAAGTCCATTAGATGGTAAGCTTTACCCACTTCAATTGCAGCTTCCTCCTAACAACGCCACCATGAAAGTTGTCGTCGTTCAAAATCCATTCCAAGGTGAGAAAGAGAAACGACTTCGCTTAAGGCGTTGA